The Budorcas taxicolor isolate Tak-1 chromosome 2, Takin1.1, whole genome shotgun sequence genome window below encodes:
- the CDR2 gene encoding cerebellar degeneration-related protein 2, which produces MLAENLVEEFEMKEDEPWYDHQDLQQDLQLAAELGKTLLDRNTELEDSLQQMYTTNQEQLQEIEYLTKQVELLRQMNEQHAKVYEQLDVTARELEETNQKLVADSKASQQKILSLTETIECLQMNIDHLQSQVEELKSSSQRRRSQGRHDQEKSAPSFSSLKELYDLRQHFVYDHVFAEKITSLPSQQSPDEEENEHLKKTVTMLQAQLSLERQKRVTMEEEYGLVLKENSELEQQLGATDAYRARALELEAEVAEMRQMLQAEHPLMDGVEKLVPDSLFVPFKEPGQSLLDEMLLTVPEAHRKPLKRSSSETVLSSLAGSDIVRGHEETCIRRAQAVKQRGISLLHEVDTQYSALKAKYEELLKKCQQEEDSLSHKAVQTSRALAKDLAALNAQPKPSTLSWDPASVTPEPISSPTTSTPPEYKALFKEIFSCIKKTKQEIDEQRTKYRSLSSHS; this is translated from the exons ACCTCCAACTTGCAGCTGAGCTTGGGAAGACATTGCTGGATCGAAACACAGAGTTGGAGGATTCTCTTCAGCAGATGTACACAACCAATCAGGAGCAGTTACAGGAAATCGAG TATCTGACCAAGCAGGTGGAGCTTCTGCGGCAGATGAATGAACAGCATGCAAAGGTTTATGAGCAATTAGACGTCACAGCGAgggaactggaagaaacaaatcAAAAGCTCGTTGCTGACAGCAAGGCCTCACAGCAAAAGATTCTGAG TCTGACTGAAACGATTGAATGCCTGCAAATGAACATTGATCACCTCCAGAGCCAAGTGGAGGAGCTGAAATCATCCAGCCAAAGGAGAAGGAGCCAGGGGAGGCATGACCAGGAGAAGTCGGCCCCCAGCTTCTCGTCTTTGAAAGAGCTGTATGACCTCCGCCA GCACTTCGTGTACGATCATGTGTTTGCCGAGAAGATCACTTCCTTACCAAGTCAGCAAAGCCCCGATGAGGAAGAAAATGAGCATTTGAAGAAAACAGTGACAATGCTGCAGGCCCAGCTGAGCCTGGAGCGGCAGAAGCGGGTGACCATGGAGGAGGAATACGGGCTGGTGCTGAAGGAGAACAGCGAGCTGGAGCAGCAGCTGGGAGCCACGGACGCCTACCGGGCCCGCGCGCTGGAGCTGGAGGCAGAGGTGGCCGAGATGCGGCAGATGCTGCAGGCGGAGCACCCTTTAATGGACGGGGTGGAGAAGCTGGTGCCGGACTCTCTGTTTGTCCCTTTCAAAGAGCCCGGCCAGAGCCTGCTGGACGAGATGCTCCTGACCGTGCCCGAAGCGCACAGGAAGCCCCTCAAGCGTAGCAGCAGCGAGACAGTGCTgagcagcctggcgggcagcGACATTGTGAGGGGCCACGAGGAGACCTGCATCCGCCGGGCCCAGGCGGTGAAGCAGAGGGGCATCTCCCTTCTGCACGAGGTGGACACACAGTACAGCGCCCTGAAGGCGAAGTACGAGGAGCTGCTGAAGAAGTGCCAGCAGGAGGAGGACAGCCTGTCCCACAAGGCTGTGCAGACCTCCCGGGCTCTGGCCAAGGACCTGGCTGCCCTGAACGCCCAGCCCAAGCCCAGCACCCTCAGCTGGGACCCAGCCTCTGTCACCCCAGAGCCCATCAGCTCCCCCACCACCTCAACGCCACCAGAATACAAAGCGCTTTTTAAggagatctttagttgcatcaAGAAAACGAAACAGGAAATAGATGAACAGAGAACCAAATACCGATCTCTTTCCTCTCATTCCTAA